One region of Chitinophagales bacterium genomic DNA includes:
- a CDS encoding (Fe-S)-binding protein, whose translation MQIKTMAEYLAAGENPEILFWVGCAGSFDDRAKRISKAFSEILTKCGVKFAILGQEESCTGDPARRAGNEFLFQMMAYQNIQILNGYEVKKIVTACPHCFNTLKNEYPELGGNYEVIHHTQLLQELIDQGKIKISDASEFKGKRITYHDSCYLGRANDVYEAPRAVLAALDVDLAEMGRSKKNGMCCGAGGAQMFKEEEHGAERINTNRTKEALETGAEVIIANCPFCTTMLEDGVKSFEKQNEVKVLDIVELLNASV comes from the coding sequence ATACAAATAAAAACAATGGCGGAGTATTTAGCCGCAGGCGAAAACCCTGAAATCCTCTTCTGGGTGGGGTGTGCAGGTAGCTTCGATGATAGAGCCAAGCGCATATCGAAAGCATTTTCAGAAATATTAACCAAGTGCGGAGTCAAATTCGCTATTCTCGGTCAGGAAGAAAGCTGCACGGGAGACCCAGCACGCCGCGCGGGCAATGAGTTTCTCTTCCAAATGATGGCTTACCAAAATATACAAATCCTAAATGGTTATGAGGTCAAAAAAATCGTCACCGCTTGCCCGCATTGCTTCAATACGTTAAAGAATGAATATCCCGAGTTAGGGGGGAATTATGAAGTGATTCATCATACTCAATTGCTACAAGAATTAATAGATCAAGGAAAAATCAAAATCTCAGATGCTTCTGAATTTAAAGGTAAGCGCATAACCTATCACGACTCTTGCTATCTGGGTAGAGCCAATGATGTGTATGAAGCTCCAAGAGCTGTATTAGCTGCACTCGATGTAGATTTAGCGGAAATGGGCAGAAGTAAGAAAAATGGTATGTGCTGTGGAGCTGGAGGTGCTCAAATGTTTAAAGAAGAAGAACATGGTGCTGAGCGCATCAATACCAATAGAACGAAGGAAGCCTTAGAAACAGGCGCCGAAGTCATTATAGCTAATTGCCCTTTCTGCACTACCATGCTTGAGGATGGTGTCAAATCATTCGAAAAACAAAATGAAGTCAAGGTTCTCGATATTGTAGAGCTTTTGAACGCCTCCGTTTAG
- a CDS encoding (Fe-S)-binding protein — protein sequence MMTIIVFCLLFSGVLFFSYKKYKRIFANIKLGREYSNPNPTSEKLKNMTLIALGQKKMFSRPVAAIFHLFIYVAFVFTQLELIEILIDGFTGSHRILGHAMMNCCPMVYSGLINLIEILSLLALIATLVFLSRRNLLKLPRLNMAELKGWPMKDANIILIGEIFLVFGIFLMNSAESAWLNTNAQEGYHFILSSMLGNLFIGLNSETLHYLSQTGWWMHLIGIFGFILYLPHSKHLHILLAFPNAYLSNPNAKGKMDYMPEILHEIKSMMGESVEASDPNVIPKFGAKDVFDLSQKNLLDAYACTECGRCTSACPANQTGKKLSPRKIMMDTRDRLEEVGKILDSNNNEWKDDGKSLLHSYISVEELRGCTTCNACVEECPVNISPLDIIVQLRRNLIMEESNSPQEWNGMFGNIENNGAPWKFAQSERGNWSK from the coding sequence ATGATGACAATCATAGTATTTTGTCTGCTTTTTAGTGGGGTTTTATTTTTTTCGTATAAAAAATACAAGCGAATTTTTGCCAATATTAAATTAGGCAGAGAATATAGCAATCCAAATCCTACCTCGGAAAAACTAAAAAACATGACCCTTATAGCGCTAGGGCAGAAAAAAATGTTTTCACGCCCTGTGGCTGCTATATTTCATTTGTTCATTTATGTTGCATTTGTATTTACGCAGTTAGAGCTTATTGAAATTCTCATAGACGGATTTACAGGTTCGCATAGAATACTGGGGCATGCTATGATGAATTGCTGTCCGATGGTTTATTCAGGATTAATCAATTTAATTGAAATTCTATCCTTACTAGCATTGATAGCCACTTTAGTTTTTCTCAGTAGAAGAAATCTTTTAAAACTTCCGCGTCTCAACATGGCAGAGCTAAAAGGATGGCCTATGAAAGATGCCAACATCATTTTGATAGGGGAAATTTTTCTAGTATTTGGTATTTTCTTAATGAATAGTGCGGAATCGGCTTGGCTAAACACGAATGCACAAGAAGGTTATCATTTTATTCTAAGCAGTATGCTTGGAAATTTATTTATAGGATTGAATTCTGAAACATTGCATTATCTGTCACAAACTGGATGGTGGATGCATCTTATTGGCATTTTTGGATTTATACTCTATCTGCCACACTCCAAACACCTTCATATATTGCTCGCATTCCCTAACGCATATTTATCTAATCCTAATGCCAAGGGCAAGATGGATTACATGCCAGAGATATTGCATGAAATAAAGTCGATGATGGGTGAATCTGTCGAGGCTTCTGACCCGAATGTAATTCCTAAATTTGGAGCCAAGGATGTCTTTGATTTATCTCAGAAGAACTTATTAGATGCCTATGCCTGCACTGAGTGTGGTCGATGCACATCTGCTTGTCCTGCCAATCAAACTGGGAAAAAACTTTCGCCTAGAAAGATTATGATGGATACGCGAGATAGACTCGAAGAAGTCGGTAAAATTTTAGATAGTAATAATAACGAATGGAAAGACGATGGCAAATCACTATTACATTCTTATATTTCGGTAGAAGAACTTAGAGGCTGCACTACTTGTAACGCCTGTGTAGAAGAGTGTCCTGTGAATATTTCACCATTGGATATCATCGTTCAGCTGCGCCGAAATCTCATCATGGAAGAATCCAATTCTCCTCAAGAGTGGAATGGTATGTTTGGCAATATCGAGAATAACGGTGCTCCATGGAAATTTGCTCAGAGCGAAAGAGGCAACTGGTCAAAGTAA
- a CDS encoding fatty acid desaturase, producing the protein MSEPKKEFYYTDRNQPHPARAKAMLQSFPQIKSLFGAEPKTMIIILQIVISQTIMAIFLGMAGLEYWWLSAIAAYCFGAFFNHASFVIIHETSHNAVFNKKILNRFAACIVDLINVFPSAEGFRVYHIRHHAHQGDYEFDADLPYKHEAKTIGNNPIFKMIWLLFFPVVQGLRPFRLKNIKMWNPWVVLNVITTFGFAWLLGYVFGWNGILYLFLSFAFSIGLHPLGARWIQEHYTPEGNPQESFNYEGPLNLVSLNVGLHNEHHDFPSIPWNKLPELRKIAPDYYLKLDHHTSWVKLFFNFIFNPKYDLFSRIVRNKEGRYGVDKDFMERNELVLSKEAVEVG; encoded by the coding sequence ATGTCTGAGCCTAAAAAAGAATTTTATTATACTGATAGAAATCAACCACATCCAGCAAGAGCAAAGGCTATGCTTCAGTCTTTTCCCCAGATAAAATCCCTCTTCGGCGCAGAGCCTAAAACTATGATTATCATCCTTCAAATTGTTATTTCTCAAACTATTATGGCTATTTTTTTAGGGATGGCTGGATTAGAATATTGGTGGCTTTCAGCTATAGCTGCCTATTGTTTCGGAGCATTTTTCAATCATGCCAGTTTCGTCATAATTCATGAAACCTCACACAATGCTGTCTTTAATAAAAAGATACTCAACAGATTTGCAGCTTGTATTGTAGATTTAATCAATGTTTTTCCTTCTGCAGAGGGGTTCAGAGTATATCATATTCGCCATCATGCCCATCAAGGCGACTATGAGTTTGACGCGGATTTACCTTATAAACACGAAGCTAAAACCATTGGTAATAACCCTATTTTTAAAATGATTTGGCTCTTGTTTTTTCCTGTAGTTCAGGGGTTAAGACCATTTAGATTAAAAAATATTAAAATGTGGAATCCATGGGTCGTACTGAATGTGATTACAACCTTTGGCTTTGCTTGGCTTTTAGGTTATGTTTTTGGCTGGAATGGTATATTATACTTGTTTCTTAGCTTTGCCTTTTCTATTGGTCTTCATCCTTTAGGTGCTCGTTGGATTCAGGAACATTATACACCTGAAGGAAATCCGCAAGAATCTTTTAACTACGAAGGACCTCTCAATTTAGTGAGTTTAAATGTTGGACTGCATAATGAACACCACGATTTTCCTAGTATTCCATGGAATAAGCTGCCTGAATTGAGAAAAATAGCGCCAGACTATTATTTAAAATTAGACCACCACACTTCATGGGTCAAACTTTTTTTTAACTTTATATTCAATCCTAAATACGATTTATTTTCAAGAATTGTGAGAAATAAAGAAGGTAGATATGGTGTAGATAAAGATTTCATGGAACGCAATGAGTTAGTTCTTTCTAAAGAAGCTGTAGAAGTAGGATAA
- a CDS encoding T9SS type A sorting domain-containing protein — translation MKLRYTYLFFVVVAAWVLLKSNSSGRVSTGTPMQACAGGGCHSSTGFGTTTSIDSILVYDRATNLPVSQYMPGQSYRIAIFGRVTNFMAMPNLPKFGFAVDNAGKGTFSGTSSGSTTASSGRYWGHSSKKDSILSISAIRTIFYFDSCNWTAPSAGAGLVTYTARLNAVNNDNGSTGDFSNATAFTRTLPEFNNTAGVSITMTPPANPFCAGTTKTFIATPTNPGTTPVYQWFVNSTPVGTGGVSYTTSSLVNNDSVWVRMTSSIAGITNNPANSAKIGARVNPAFNNSVTIIGNKTTACAGDTVIFTATPAAGSTMPQYRWYRNMTQIQGPGAPFPAPTTNSATCQVIGLTAGDSFSCRVQVTNACATPANDTSNYLKITVTPSPVITGHINDTICAGDSSKATNWQSTIAGTTYTWTNSNPAIGLPASGTGQIPKFKSPDAIAGPQITATITIRSFGGGCSGSPVTYNILVRRKPTISISGHQRSYCEGASPNITIGSTGGGNTFSWTNDNTAIGLPASGSGATIAFTASNTTTDSLVANVTASVFNSAARCTKDTSIRIVVFPKPNVNAISNIAPCEGNTVPAFNLNSTVPGTTFTWVNSNTAIGLGASGTGNIPSFTATNTSSGPITGTVTISPAYKTCLGTNRSFTITVEKNATPSVSISTSAMNLCSGASALFTATPTNGGTAPVYEWTRNGITISGATKDTVTITNVQNNDKIVCKITSNSPCATTPNASSNEYSITTITNLVPKVTLSTISDTTCVGAVLVINTSIVNGGASPTYQWYLNGNPIFGANSDIFFSNTFVMDDEIYCEMTSSSGCANPKTVVSNTKKIKVFKPTPTTINLTKSANKICSDEYVTFTTTFTGGGLNPKVNWTLNGQQMNTNKKFITVPINSQFDVVELNVKSSEPCPSPPYPTLTMSVDSVSQGPIVIVTPNPYIAFCEGDSAEIRILNGAPNYKYNWSNGSNASNFYSKVTNSYTLTVTETGNACPRYYGPITTVANPLPFKPTISADRDVLVSSASDRYQWQLNKQDIVSADSMRYKPIITGLYRVKVTNNAGCIAYSDEFNSAKLGVSSFSGSNKILIYPNPSNGIFTISSKDVRIDDLIVYDLMGKVVYQSKVGDIEKEIKLNEVSKGIYFLHINLDGRQEVQKLEIK, via the coding sequence ATGAAGCTAAGATATACATATTTATTTTTCGTGGTCGTTGCCGCTTGGGTACTTTTAAAAAGTAACTCATCTGGAAGGGTTAGCACAGGAACCCCTATGCAGGCTTGTGCTGGTGGAGGGTGCCATAGTTCTACAGGTTTTGGTACTACAACCAGTATAGATAGTATTTTAGTCTATGATAGAGCTACCAACCTACCCGTTAGTCAATATATGCCTGGTCAGTCCTATAGAATAGCTATTTTTGGTAGAGTTACTAATTTCATGGCAATGCCGAATTTACCAAAATTTGGATTTGCTGTTGACAATGCAGGTAAGGGTACATTTAGTGGAACCTCATCTGGTTCTACAACAGCCTCAAGTGGAAGATATTGGGGTCATAGTTCGAAAAAAGATAGTATCTTAAGTATCTCTGCCATTCGTACTATTTTTTATTTTGATTCTTGTAATTGGACTGCTCCTTCTGCAGGGGCAGGGTTGGTTACCTACACTGCTAGATTGAATGCGGTAAATAATGACAACGGATCTACTGGTGATTTTTCTAATGCAACTGCATTTACAAGAACATTGCCTGAATTCAATAATACTGCAGGCGTATCAATAACTATGACGCCACCTGCGAATCCATTTTGTGCTGGTACCACTAAAACCTTTATAGCTACGCCCACCAACCCTGGCACTACTCCCGTCTATCAGTGGTTTGTTAATAGCACACCCGTAGGCACTGGGGGTGTATCCTATACCACGTCTTCCTTAGTAAATAATGATAGCGTATGGGTACGAATGACATCAAGTATAGCAGGTATTACGAATAATCCGGCTAACTCTGCGAAAATAGGTGCTAGAGTGAATCCAGCCTTTAATAATAGTGTAACAATTATTGGAAATAAGACTACGGCATGTGCTGGTGATACCGTTATTTTCACGGCCACTCCTGCTGCTGGATCCACTATGCCTCAATATCGTTGGTATAGAAATATGACTCAGATACAAGGACCTGGAGCACCGTTTCCTGCACCTACCACAAACTCTGCAACCTGTCAGGTTATTGGCCTTACTGCAGGGGATTCTTTTTCTTGTCGAGTGCAGGTTACCAATGCCTGCGCCACTCCAGCCAATGACACTTCAAATTATTTAAAAATAACAGTGACGCCTTCTCCCGTAATCACTGGACATATTAATGACACCATTTGTGCTGGGGATAGCTCGAAAGCTACCAATTGGCAGAGCACCATAGCAGGTACTACCTATACTTGGACGAATAGCAATCCTGCAATTGGTTTACCTGCAAGTGGTACAGGACAGATACCTAAATTTAAATCACCAGATGCAATTGCAGGTCCGCAGATAACAGCTACTATTACAATTCGATCTTTTGGTGGGGGTTGTTCGGGATCACCAGTTACTTATAATATTCTAGTGCGAAGAAAGCCTACCATCTCTATTTCGGGTCATCAGCGATCATATTGTGAAGGAGCTTCTCCTAATATTACCATTGGTAGTACCGGCGGGGGCAATACGTTTTCGTGGACGAATGACAACACAGCCATAGGACTTCCTGCTAGTGGCTCTGGAGCCACTATAGCATTTACTGCTAGCAATACGACTACAGATAGTCTTGTAGCTAATGTCACCGCCAGTGTGTTCAATTCAGCAGCTCGATGCACAAAAGATACCAGCATCCGAATTGTAGTTTTTCCAAAACCTAATGTAAATGCAATTTCAAATATAGCACCATGCGAGGGGAATACTGTTCCAGCTTTTAACCTGAACTCCACGGTGCCTGGTACTACCTTTACCTGGGTTAATAGCAATACAGCAATAGGTTTAGGAGCTAGCGGTACTGGGAATATTCCTTCCTTTACTGCTACTAATACCTCTAGTGGACCAATAACTGGCACAGTTACCATAAGTCCAGCCTATAAAACCTGCCTCGGAACAAATAGATCGTTTACTATTACTGTGGAGAAAAATGCAACCCCATCGGTTTCAATCTCTACTAGTGCTATGAACTTATGCTCTGGAGCATCGGCATTGTTTACAGCTACTCCTACCAACGGTGGAACAGCGCCAGTGTACGAATGGACGCGAAATGGAATAACGATTTCTGGTGCAACAAAAGATACTGTGACCATTACCAATGTGCAGAATAACGATAAAATTGTCTGCAAAATAACTTCGAATTCCCCATGTGCAACTACTCCTAATGCAAGCTCTAATGAATACTCAATTACTACAATTACGAACCTTGTACCTAAAGTTACATTAAGTACTATTAGTGATACTACATGTGTGGGAGCTGTATTGGTCATCAATACGTCTATTGTCAATGGTGGAGCTTCACCTACTTATCAGTGGTATCTCAACGGCAATCCGATTTTTGGAGCCAATTCAGATATTTTCTTTTCTAATACATTTGTCATGGATGACGAGATTTATTGTGAAATGACTTCGAGTTCTGGGTGCGCCAATCCAAAAACAGTAGTTTCAAATACTAAAAAGATAAAAGTATTCAAGCCTACTCCTACAACCATTAATTTGACGAAAAGCGCGAATAAAATATGTTCTGATGAATATGTAACCTTTACTACTACATTTACAGGTGGAGGATTAAATCCAAAAGTAAACTGGACGCTCAATGGTCAACAGATGAATACAAATAAAAAATTCATTACCGTGCCTATTAATAGTCAGTTTGATGTCGTGGAGTTGAATGTTAAATCTAGTGAACCTTGTCCAAGCCCGCCATATCCTACCCTGACAATGTCGGTGGATTCTGTTTCTCAAGGCCCCATCGTCATAGTTACTCCTAACCCTTATATTGCATTCTGCGAAGGTGACTCTGCAGAAATTAGAATTCTCAATGGTGCGCCTAATTATAAGTATAATTGGAGTAATGGCTCGAATGCGAGCAACTTCTATTCTAAAGTGACGAATTCATATACGCTGACTGTGACAGAAACAGGCAATGCATGTCCGAGATATTATGGCCCAATAACCACAGTAGCCAATCCTTTACCATTTAAACCAACCATTAGCGCAGATAGAGACGTCTTGGTCTCATCTGCCTCGGATAGATATCAGTGGCAGCTAAATAAACAAGATATTGTATCAGCTGATAGCATGCGTTATAAACCCATTATTACAGGATTATATAGAGTCAAAGTGACTAATAATGCTGGTTGTATTGCCTATTCTGATGAGTTTAATTCTGCAAAATTGGGAGTTTCGAGTTTTTCCGGCTCTAACAAGATTCTTATATATCCAAATCCATCGAATGGTATATTTACTATCAGTTCTAAAGATGTGCGTATTGATGATCTTATTGTTTATGACCTGATGGGCAAGGTCGTATATCAATCAAAGGTCGGAGATATAGAAAAGGAAATAAAATTGAATGAAGTCTCGAAGGGTATATACTTTCTGCATATCAATTTAGATGGTCGACAAGAAGTGCAAAAGTTGGAAATTAAATAA
- the queA gene encoding tRNA preQ1(34) S-adenosylmethionine ribosyltransferase-isomerase QueA has protein sequence MSEVYKLSKFDYPLTEDHVALYPPKERGNCKMVVVHRDTGKIEHKKFRDILNYFTDEDLILINNTKVIPARMWATKEKTGAKIEVFLLRELNSEQLVWDVLVDPARKIRVGNKLYFGDDEILVAEVIDNTTSRGRTIRFLYDGDPSGFTDYLFSFGETPLPKWIQQKRGLDPSDKERYQSIFAKEIGAVAAPSSSLHFTKEIMKRLEIKGAEFGEMTVHTGLGSFRTIDVEDLSKHRVDAEYVNIPEKLANKINKTKANGRKVCAVGTSIMRGLESSVTSTGEVKPYDGWTNLFIYPPFDFNVANCLLTNLHVPKSSLQIMVSSYAGYDLIMKAYEECMEKDYKFFVYGDCMLIL, from the coding sequence ATGTCTGAAGTATATAAGTTAAGTAAGTTTGACTATCCATTGACAGAAGATCATGTAGCATTATATCCACCTAAGGAAAGAGGTAATTGTAAAATGGTTGTCGTTCACAGGGATACAGGCAAAATAGAGCATAAAAAATTTAGAGATATACTCAATTACTTTACGGATGAAGATTTAATTTTAATCAACAATACAAAGGTTATTCCCGCCAGAATGTGGGCTACCAAAGAAAAGACAGGAGCAAAAATCGAAGTATTTTTATTGAGAGAGCTCAATTCTGAGCAGTTGGTATGGGATGTATTGGTAGATCCCGCTAGAAAGATACGTGTAGGCAACAAACTATATTTCGGAGATGACGAAATACTCGTAGCAGAGGTTATAGACAATACTACTTCGCGAGGACGCACGATACGATTTTTGTACGACGGAGATCCATCTGGATTTACAGATTATCTTTTTAGTTTTGGAGAAACGCCTTTACCTAAATGGATACAACAAAAAAGAGGTTTAGACCCTTCGGACAAAGAGCGTTATCAGTCTATATTTGCTAAGGAAATTGGTGCAGTGGCTGCGCCTTCGTCTAGTCTGCATTTTACTAAAGAAATCATGAAAAGATTGGAGATAAAAGGTGCAGAATTTGGAGAAATGACGGTACACACAGGATTGGGTTCATTTCGAACGATTGATGTCGAAGATTTATCGAAACATAGAGTAGATGCAGAGTATGTCAATATCCCTGAAAAGTTAGCCAATAAAATCAATAAAACGAAGGCGAATGGTAGAAAAGTATGTGCTGTAGGAACCTCCATTATGCGCGGTCTCGAAAGCTCAGTTACAAGTACTGGTGAGGTCAAGCCTTATGATGGTTGGACCAATTTGTTTATTTATCCACCCTTCGATTTTAATGTTGCGAATTGTCTGCTAACAAATTTGCATGTACCAAAATCTAGTTTGCAAATCATGGTGAGTTCCTATGCAGGTTATGACCTCATTATGAAAGCTTATGAAGAATGTATGGAAAAGGATTATAAATTCTTTGTCTATGGTGATTGTATGCTAATTTTGTAA